A stretch of Geitlerinema sp. PCC 9228 DNA encodes these proteins:
- the queG gene encoding tRNA epoxyqueuosine(34) reductase QueG produces the protein MVTAEQIKEQARAEGFHLVGIARVESDGDGKVQKHLQSWLNQGYQADMDWMANPKRQNIRLVMPSVKSIISLALNYYTNHQHSENPQKAKISRYAWGRDYHKVASKKLKAMARWLRAQSKDIEVRTYVDTGPVQDKVWAERAGLGWIAKNGNLITRQYGSWVFLAEILTNLDLPPDTPHTEHCGTCTRCLEACPTDAITQPFVVDANRCIAYHTIENRAETLPEEIHPHMQGWVAGCDICQDVCPWNIRFATETDIEDFHPYPDNLSPDLQDLAKISEEEWDRRFRGSALRRIKPHMWRRNAQANLRWHP, from the coding sequence ATGGTAACGGCAGAGCAAATCAAAGAGCAGGCCAGGGCTGAAGGCTTTCACCTGGTAGGCATTGCCCGTGTAGAAAGCGATGGCGATGGAAAGGTTCAAAAACATTTACAATCCTGGCTAAACCAGGGATATCAGGCGGATATGGATTGGATGGCCAATCCCAAACGCCAAAATATTCGCCTGGTGATGCCATCGGTAAAATCAATTATTTCGCTGGCTTTAAACTACTACACCAACCACCAGCATTCCGAGAATCCCCAAAAAGCCAAAATCTCCCGCTACGCCTGGGGAAGGGATTACCACAAAGTAGCCAGTAAAAAACTCAAAGCCATGGCACGCTGGCTGCGCGCGCAATCGAAAGACATCGAAGTACGCACCTATGTAGACACCGGTCCTGTCCAAGATAAAGTATGGGCAGAACGTGCTGGATTGGGATGGATTGCCAAAAACGGGAATCTAATTACCAGGCAATACGGTTCTTGGGTGTTTTTAGCGGAAATTTTAACCAATTTGGATTTACCACCCGATACGCCGCATACGGAACATTGCGGTACTTGCACCCGCTGTCTGGAAGCTTGCCCCACCGATGCCATTACCCAACCCTTTGTGGTAGACGCCAACCGCTGCATTGCCTACCACACCATTGAAAATCGCGCCGAAACCCTCCCCGAAGAGATTCACCCCCACATGCAAGGTTGGGTCGCCGGGTGCGATATTTGCCAGGATGTTTGCCCTTGGAACATTCGGTTTGCCACCGAAACGGATATTGAAGACTTTCACCCCTACCCAGATAACCTTTCTCCGGATTTGCAAGATTTAGCCAAAATCTCTGAGGAAGAATGGGATCGGCGCTTTCGGGGGTCTGCCCTGCGTCGGATTAAACCCCACATGTGGCGGCGCAATGCCCAAGCCAATCTGCGCTGGCACCCTTAA
- a CDS encoding nuclear transport factor 2 family protein yields MSFSQLAQTEIQIVGVDQPLVKRYFQTFNAGHFDATANLFAAQGELHPPFEKPVLGNQAIAAYLHREAQGMNLVPERGFAETLDNGEVQVYVQGYVKTPLFGVNVGWLFLLNAEASQIHAVGVKLLASWEELAKLPR; encoded by the coding sequence ATGTCTTTTTCTCAACTTGCACAAACAGAAATTCAGATTGTTGGCGTTGACCAGCCTTTGGTCAAACGGTATTTTCAAACGTTCAATGCTGGCCATTTTGACGCCACGGCCAATTTGTTCGCCGCTCAAGGAGAACTCCATCCCCCTTTTGAAAAGCCAGTGCTGGGAAACCAAGCGATCGCTGCCTATCTCCATCGAGAAGCCCAGGGGATGAACCTCGTTCCCGAACGGGGATTTGCGGAAACCCTAGACAACGGCGAAGTGCAAGTATATGTCCAAGGATACGTCAAAACCCCTCTGTTTGGCGTCAATGTGGGGTGGTTGTTTTTGCTAAACGCTGAAGCCAGCCAAATCCATGCCGTGGGCGTGAAACTGTTGGCCTCTTGGGAAGAACTGGCGAAACTCCCACGATAA
- a CDS encoding orange carotenoid protein N-terminal domain-containing protein, whose amino-acid sequence MATTTNTNFVKTFVSTTPETVSNAIQQFQRLKTDDQLAALWFIYLQTGISITPAAPGAARLQLAAGLLDQVKSMTHEQQLQFMRDLANQVNTPATRAYGVLSANTKLGFWYRLAEWMEDGTVIPMPQGYKMSPEASALVSKLEQLDFNQQITILRQVVVNMGVDPLA is encoded by the coding sequence ATGGCTACTACTACCAACACCAACTTCGTCAAAACCTTTGTTTCCACTACACCGGAAACCGTTAGCAACGCCATCCAACAGTTTCAACGCCTCAAAACCGACGACCAACTAGCCGCCCTCTGGTTTATTTACCTGCAAACCGGCATTTCCATCACCCCCGCCGCTCCTGGGGCTGCCCGCTTGCAATTGGCCGCTGGCTTGCTCGACCAGGTAAAAAGCATGACCCACGAGCAACAACTACAGTTTATGCGCGACCTTGCCAACCAAGTAAATACGCCAGCCACCCGCGCCTACGGAGTTCTCAGCGCCAACACCAAACTCGGCTTCTGGTATCGTTTGGCTGAATGGATGGAAGATGGCACGGTCATCCCCATGCCCCAAGGATACAAAATGTCTCCGGAAGCTTCAGCCCTTGTCTCCAAGCTGGAACAGCTAGATTTCAACCAACAAATCACCATCTTGCGTCAAGTGGTGGTGAATATGGGAGTCGATCCCCTCGCCTAA
- a CDS encoding GNAT family N-acetyltransferase: MEISESSSLPSTVNIRPATPDDAEAIFQLILALADYEELSHEVKGSPALLKKHLFGERPYAECIVADLDGKLVGQALFFHNFSTFLAQPGLYLEDLFVLPAYRRQGIGTALLRYVANIAVERGCHRLDWQVLAWNQSAIAFYQRIGAHVFAEWRTCRVTGDTLQQLAHISRS, from the coding sequence ATGGAAATCAGCGAATCGAGCTCTCTACCTTCTACCGTCAATATTCGACCCGCCACTCCCGACGATGCGGAAGCCATATTTCAGCTTATTCTAGCGCTAGCCGATTACGAAGAACTCTCCCACGAGGTCAAAGGAAGTCCGGCGCTGCTGAAAAAACATCTGTTCGGAGAGCGTCCATATGCAGAATGTATTGTAGCAGACCTAGATGGCAAGCTCGTGGGGCAGGCACTATTTTTTCATAATTTTTCTACATTCCTGGCACAGCCCGGGTTGTATCTAGAAGATTTGTTTGTTTTGCCAGCCTACCGCCGCCAGGGCATTGGTACGGCTTTGTTGCGATATGTGGCGAATATAGCTGTAGAACGGGGTTGCCATCGTTTGGATTGGCAGGTTTTGGCTTGGAACCAATCCGCGATCGCATTTTACCAGCGTATCGGTGCCCATGTTTTTGCCGAATGGCGCACTTGCCGGGTGACTGGAGATACGTTGCAGCAGCTAGCCCATATTTCCCGATCTTAA
- a CDS encoding DUF393 domain-containing protein — protein sequence MTHYPRPNQDQIKQVTASPSWRIKLLYDGECPFCMREVNFLQKKDRGRGLVAFVDISQDSYDPSEHGGVDFEAAMGRIHAILADGTVVRDLEVFRQVYKTLGMGWIYAPTKWPLVAPIANKLYQIWANWRLPLTGRPDLETISCQRQQRLRCQEGRCRGEIEPR from the coding sequence GTGACTCACTATCCTCGTCCAAACCAAGACCAAATCAAACAGGTGACAGCATCCCCATCGTGGCGCATTAAGTTGCTGTACGATGGCGAGTGTCCTTTCTGTATGCGAGAAGTCAACTTTTTGCAAAAGAAGGACAGAGGTCGAGGTTTGGTTGCTTTTGTCGATATTTCTCAAGATAGCTACGACCCAAGCGAACACGGTGGCGTTGATTTTGAAGCGGCTATGGGGCGTATCCATGCCATTTTGGCGGATGGCACGGTGGTTCGTGATTTGGAAGTTTTTCGCCAGGTTTACAAAACGTTAGGCATGGGTTGGATTTACGCACCTACCAAATGGCCGCTGGTCGCTCCCATTGCTAATAAGTTGTACCAGATATGGGCAAATTGGCGCTTGCCACTCACGGGAAGACCGGATTTGGAAACGATTTCTTGCCAACGCCAGCAGCGCCTGAGGTGTCAGGAAGGGCGTTGTCGCGGGGAAATCGAACCCAGATGA
- the priA gene encoding primosomal protein N', with protein sequence MDYSFQTDRINRIPAVVATPAGNYDAAGWSSNAPKPQWVDVLVDVPQASSQTQQSLYTYQIPDGLEVQPGDILSVPFASQQMGAIAIRRRQELPSHLSADTVRLVEDVVVAGFFRPTYWQLLEKVAHYYYAPLMSVIRTALPPGLLGKSSRRLRLSNHYRPCQTIFLSQPAQEVLALLQQSKTGDYTWKYLRKQVHRADRGIRELLKLGWVESYLEPPRHSTPKVQQAVTLVSDLPAEDLTPRQQEVLQVLRRSGGDMWLQELLQICRTSSSVVKKLQEKGCVEITQRERLRSPQEGTHQRDRAKALTESQKYALETIWELDGYGQVLLHGITGSGKTEVYLQAIAPILAAGQSAIVLVPEIGLTPQLTDRFRARFGDRVCVYHSALSDGERFDAWRQMLEDTPQVVIGTRTAIFAPLKNLGCIVLDEEYDASYKQDRTPTYHARTVAQWRAELESCPLLLGSATPSIETWAQIRGYLPPETAASQTSPPTYYLSLPERIHARPLPDIEVVDMRNELRQGNRSIFSRNLQSALQKLENSNAQGMLFIPRRGHSTFVSCRSCGYVVECPNCDVSLAYHYTHEGASEWLRCHYCNFMQVHPQQCPACGSPYLKHFGTGTQRVMQELHKKFPQLSAIRFDSDTTRTKGAHRALLDRFARGAGKLLVGTQMLTKGLDLPQVTLVGIVAADGLLNISDYRASERAFQTLTQVAGRAGRGEDPGRAILQTYTPNHPAIEAVARYDYEAFVASELEQRQALGYPPYGQLVLLSVSGYHAEEVEAVSERLAAYLREVLQIPEQEEEEGELGIDLLGPAPAPIVRVAKRYRWQILLKCDRHRRLQLPDIEDLHRQCPAAVSVTVDVDPMNLG encoded by the coding sequence ATGGATTACAGCTTCCAAACTGACAGAATCAATAGGATTCCTGCTGTGGTGGCAACGCCGGCGGGGAATTACGATGCGGCTGGTTGGAGCAGCAACGCACCGAAACCGCAATGGGTGGATGTGTTGGTGGATGTACCGCAAGCGAGTTCACAAACCCAGCAGTCGCTGTATACTTATCAGATTCCCGATGGTTTGGAAGTGCAGCCGGGGGATATTTTATCAGTTCCTTTTGCTTCCCAGCAGATGGGCGCGATCGCGATTCGCCGCCGTCAAGAATTGCCCAGCCATCTCAGTGCCGATACCGTGCGATTGGTGGAGGATGTGGTGGTAGCGGGATTTTTTCGCCCTACCTACTGGCAATTGCTGGAAAAGGTAGCCCATTATTACTACGCCCCGTTGATGTCGGTAATTCGCACGGCACTGCCGCCGGGATTGTTGGGGAAAAGTTCCCGTCGCCTGCGGTTAAGCAACCACTACCGCCCCTGCCAAACCATATTTCTCAGCCAGCCAGCGCAGGAAGTTTTGGCGTTGCTGCAACAGTCGAAAACGGGGGATTATACTTGGAAATATTTGCGCAAACAGGTCCATCGTGCCGATCGCGGCATTCGAGAATTGTTAAAACTGGGATGGGTAGAAAGCTATTTGGAACCTCCTAGGCATTCTACGCCCAAGGTGCAGCAGGCGGTGACGTTGGTATCGGATCTACCGGCGGAAGATTTAACTCCCCGGCAGCAGGAGGTTTTACAGGTTTTGCGCCGCAGCGGTGGCGATATGTGGTTGCAGGAATTGCTGCAAATTTGCCGTACCAGTTCTTCGGTGGTGAAGAAGCTGCAAGAGAAGGGATGCGTGGAAATTACCCAGCGGGAAAGATTGCGTTCTCCCCAGGAAGGCACCCACCAACGGGATCGTGCCAAAGCCTTGACAGAATCGCAAAAATATGCATTGGAGACAATTTGGGAATTGGATGGCTACGGGCAGGTTTTGCTGCACGGAATCACCGGTTCCGGGAAAACCGAGGTTTACCTGCAAGCGATCGCGCCTATCCTAGCAGCCGGGCAATCTGCCATTGTGTTGGTGCCGGAAATTGGGTTAACGCCGCAACTGACAGACCGATTTCGGGCGCGTTTTGGCGATCGCGTTTGCGTGTACCACAGCGCCCTCAGCGACGGGGAACGTTTCGATGCCTGGCGACAGATGCTGGAAGATACGCCACAAGTAGTTATCGGCACCCGTACAGCCATTTTTGCCCCCCTCAAAAATCTCGGTTGTATTGTCTTAGACGAAGAATACGACGCCAGCTACAAACAAGACCGTACTCCCACTTACCACGCCCGAACCGTAGCTCAATGGCGTGCCGAGTTAGAATCCTGTCCCTTACTTTTGGGTTCTGCGACCCCATCGATTGAAACTTGGGCGCAAATTCGCGGTTACTTGCCCCCGGAAACCGCAGCATCTCAAACATCACCTCCAACTTATTACTTATCTTTACCAGAAAGAATTCACGCACGTCCCCTACCAGATATCGAAGTTGTGGATATGCGCAACGAACTGCGTCAGGGGAACCGTTCGATTTTTAGCCGCAACCTGCAATCGGCCTTACAAAAACTAGAAAATAGCAACGCCCAGGGCATGCTGTTCATTCCCCGGCGCGGTCACAGTACCTTTGTTTCCTGCCGCAGTTGCGGTTACGTGGTGGAATGTCCCAACTGCGATGTTTCCCTGGCTTACCACTACACCCACGAAGGGGCCAGCGAGTGGTTGCGCTGCCACTACTGCAATTTCATGCAAGTCCATCCCCAACAGTGCCCGGCATGCGGCTCTCCTTATTTAAAACATTTCGGCACTGGCACCCAGCGCGTTATGCAAGAGTTGCACAAAAAATTCCCCCAGTTGAGTGCGATTCGCTTCGACAGCGATACGACACGCACCAAAGGGGCCCATCGGGCGTTGTTGGACCGATTTGCCCGGGGGGCAGGGAAACTGCTGGTGGGAACGCAAATGCTCACCAAGGGGTTAGACTTACCGCAAGTAACGTTGGTGGGAATTGTGGCGGCAGATGGTTTGTTGAATATTTCTGACTACCGCGCCAGCGAACGGGCATTTCAAACGTTAACGCAGGTAGCCGGTCGTGCTGGCAGGGGAGAAGATCCGGGTCGGGCGATTTTGCAAACCTATACCCCCAACCATCCGGCCATTGAGGCGGTGGCGCGCTACGATTACGAGGCTTTTGTGGCGTCGGAGTTGGAACAGCGGCAAGCTTTGGGCTATCCTCCCTACGGGCAGTTGGTGTTGCTATCTGTGAGTGGCTACCATGCAGAGGAAGTGGAAGCGGTGTCGGAACGGCTGGCGGCTTATTTGCGGGAGGTTTTGCAGATTCCCGAACAAGAAGAAGAAGAAGGGGAATTGGGAATCGATTTGTTGGGACCGGCACCGGCACCGATTGTTCGCGTGGCGAAACGTTATCGCTGGCAAATTTTGTTGAAATGCGATCGCCATCGGAGATTACAATTGCCGGATATTGAAGATTTGCACCGTCAGTGTCCCGCGGCTGTAAGCGTAACAGTGGATGTAGATCCCATGAATCTGGGATAA